One Natrinema halophilum genomic window carries:
- the cutA gene encoding divalent-cation tolerance protein CutA: MPTVYITAPPDAADEIAETLVAERLAACVNRLSTTSTYRWEGDVHRDEEVILLAKTTDDAYDDVVARVTEIHPYDVPCLERFDERDVLESFAEWRAESVE, from the coding sequence ATGCCGACCGTATACATCACCGCCCCTCCCGACGCCGCCGACGAAATCGCCGAGACGCTCGTTGCGGAGCGACTGGCCGCGTGCGTCAACCGGCTATCCACGACCTCGACGTATCGCTGGGAGGGCGACGTTCACCGCGACGAGGAGGTGATCTTGCTGGCCAAAACCACGGACGATGCGTACGACGACGTCGTCGCACGTGTGACGGAAATCCACCCGTACGACGTCCCCTGTCTCGAGCGGTTCGACGAACGGGACGTCCTCGAGTCGTTCGCCGAGTGGCGAGCCGAAAGCGTCGAATGA
- a CDS encoding 50S ribosomal protein L11 produces MAGTIEVLVPGGQANPGPPLGPELGPTPVDVQAVVEEINDQTAAFDGTEVPVTVDYEDDGSFEIDVGVPPTAALIKDEAGFETGSGEPQADFVADLSVEQVKTIAEQKHPDLLAYDTINAAKEVVGTCASMGVTIEGNDAREFKELVDGGEYDDVLAGEAEA; encoded by the coding sequence ATGGCTGGAACCATCGAAGTGCTCGTTCCGGGCGGCCAGGCCAACCCTGGCCCGCCGCTCGGTCCCGAGCTCGGACCGACGCCCGTCGACGTGCAGGCTGTCGTAGAAGAGATCAACGATCAAACCGCAGCTTTCGACGGAACGGAAGTTCCCGTCACCGTCGATTACGAGGACGACGGGTCTTTCGAGATAGACGTCGGTGTCCCGCCGACGGCGGCGCTCATCAAGGATGAGGCCGGTTTCGAAACCGGAAGCGGCGAACCGCAGGCGGACTTCGTCGCCGATCTTTCCGTCGAACAGGTCAAGACAATCGCCGAACAGAAACACCCCGACTTGCTCGCCTACGATACGATAAACGCTGCGAAGGAAGTCGTCGGCACCTGCGCCTCGATGGGCGTTACGATCGAGGGCAACGACGCCCGAGAATTCAAAGAATTGGTCGACGGCGGCGAGTACGACGACGTGCTCGCGGGCGAAGCAGAAGCGTAA
- a CDS encoding 50S ribosomal protein L1: MADSDIETAVARALEDSPNRNFTETVDLAINLRDLDLNEPSNRVDESIVLPSGTGQETRIVVIAEGETAVRAEEVADEVLSEDDVADLDDDDAKDMADETDFFIAEEAMMQDIARYLGTILGPRGKMPDPLSPDDDVVETVNRLKNTVQLRSGDRRTFHTLVGAEDMDAEQIADNIDVILRRLHADLEKGPQNIDAVYVKTTMGPSVEVA; the protein is encoded by the coding sequence ATGGCAGATTCGGATATTGAAACAGCAGTAGCCCGCGCACTCGAGGATTCCCCTAATCGGAACTTTACCGAGACAGTGGACCTCGCGATTAATCTGCGCGACTTAGACCTTAACGAACCGTCGAACCGCGTTGACGAGTCGATCGTCCTGCCGTCCGGAACCGGCCAGGAGACTCGCATCGTCGTCATCGCCGAGGGAGAGACCGCAGTCCGCGCCGAAGAGGTGGCAGACGAGGTTCTCTCGGAAGACGACGTGGCCGATCTGGACGACGACGACGCCAAAGACATGGCCGACGAGACGGACTTCTTCATCGCCGAAGAGGCGATGATGCAAGACATCGCCCGGTACCTGGGTACCATTCTCGGTCCCCGTGGGAAGATGCCGGACCCGCTCTCGCCCGACGACGACGTCGTCGAAACCGTCAACCGGCTGAAAAACACCGTGCAGCTTCGCTCCGGCGACCGACGAACCTTTCATACCCTCGTCGGTGCCGAAGACATGGATGCCGAGCAGATAGCCGATAACATCGACGTTATTCTGCGACGCCTGCACGCCGACCTCGAGAAGGGGCCCCAGAACATCGATGCCGTCTACGTAAAGACGACGATGGGGCCGTCCGTGGAGGTGGCCTAA
- a CDS encoding 50S ribosomal protein L10 codes for MSAQAERKTENLPQWKREEVDELESLIEDYESIGVVGIAGIPSKQLQDMRRELHGTAVLRVSRNTLQTRALEDAGLDGLVDQVEGQVGLVATNENPFSLYKELEASKTPAPINEGEVAPNDIVIPEGDTGVDPGPFVGELQQIGANARIEEGSIQVMEDSTVLEAGEEVSADLSNVLSELGIEPKEVGLDLRAVIADGVAFDPEDLDIDIEAYQSDVSTAAARARNLAVNASFPTAATASTLIAKATGEAKSLGLQAAIEDEALMPDLVSKADAQLRALAGQIDDDEALPDELQEIEVPAEPAETDEAESTDEQEDTEAATDEDEEEDDDDDDGDGAAGLGEMFG; via the coding sequence ATGAGCGCACAGGCCGAACGCAAAACCGAGAATCTTCCGCAGTGGAAACGTGAGGAGGTCGACGAACTCGAGTCCCTCATCGAGGACTACGAGAGCATCGGCGTCGTCGGCATTGCCGGCATTCCGAGCAAACAACTCCAGGACATGCGCCGCGAACTGCACGGTACCGCCGTGTTGCGCGTTAGCCGCAACACGTTGCAGACGCGGGCGCTGGAGGACGCCGGACTCGACGGCCTCGTCGATCAGGTCGAAGGGCAGGTGGGTCTCGTCGCAACGAACGAGAATCCCTTCTCACTCTACAAGGAACTCGAGGCCTCGAAGACGCCCGCCCCGATCAACGAGGGCGAAGTAGCGCCGAACGACATCGTCATCCCCGAAGGGGATACCGGTGTCGATCCGGGGCCGTTCGTCGGCGAACTTCAGCAGATCGGTGCGAACGCCCGGATCGAAGAGGGCTCGATTCAGGTCATGGAAGACTCGACGGTCCTCGAGGCCGGCGAGGAAGTGTCGGCTGATCTATCGAACGTCCTCAGTGAACTGGGTATCGAGCCGAAAGAGGTCGGTCTCGACCTGCGTGCCGTCATCGCGGACGGCGTCGCGTTCGATCCCGAAGACCTCGACATCGACATCGAGGCGTACCAGAGCGACGTCTCGACGGCGGCCGCCCGCGCACGGAACCTCGCGGTCAACGCGAGTTTCCCGACCGCGGCGACGGCCTCGACGCTCATCGCCAAGGCTACGGGCGAGGCCAAGAGCCTCGGTCTGCAGGCCGCAATCGAGGACGAAGCCCTCATGCCCGACCTCGTCAGCAAGGCCGACGCACAGTTGCGTGCGCTCGCAGGCCAGATCGACGACGACGAAGCGCTGCCTGACGAGCTCCAGGAAATCGAGGTGCCCGCCGAACCGGCGGAGACGGACGAAGCGGAATCGACGGACGAACAAGAAGACACCGAGGCTGCGACCGACGAAGACGAAGAGGAGGACGACGACGATGACGACGGCGATGGCGCGGCCGGTCTCGGCGAAATGTTCGGCTAA
- the rpl12p gene encoding 50S ribosomal protein P1, producing MEYVYAALILNESDEEINEENLTNVLDAAGVDVEESRVKALVAALEDVDIDEAVSEAAAVPAGGAAAGASAGGEAASDEAEEEEVEETSDVPDTTDEDDEEDEEASGEGLGELFG from the coding sequence ATGGAATACGTATACGCTGCACTCATCCTGAACGAATCGGACGAAGAGATCAACGAAGAAAACCTGACGAACGTACTCGACGCTGCCGGCGTCGACGTCGAAGAGTCTCGCGTAAAGGCGCTCGTCGCCGCACTCGAGGACGTCGACATCGACGAGGCAGTCTCGGAAGCCGCAGCAGTCCCCGCTGGTGGCGCCGCCGCAGGCGCTAGCGCAGGTGGCGAGGCTGCAAGCGACGAAGCGGAAGAGGAAGAAGTCGAAGAGACCAGCGACGTGCCGGACACGACGGACGAAGACGACGAGGAAGACGAAGAGGCCAGCGGCGAGGGTCTCGGCGAACTCTTCGGATAA
- a CDS encoding tripartite tricarboxylate transporter permease yields the protein MAASVEFVSQPSVTMQLLAWILAGSLLGSCSGLVPGLHANNFALLLAGIAPSVPGPPLFVGCAMLSAGVVHTFLNAVPAMALGVPDAEMAVTALPGHRLVLAGRGYEAIRLSALGSLLAVLAAVPLAVPVTWAITSVYPTIRSHLSLLLATVVVALIASERTRRRRFGGVLSFTLAATLGAFALDLSTDAPLEAGGTLAPLFAGLFGAPVLIEAIRGNGIPRQTGHDVAMSRGLVGLTAVAGTLAGAAVGYLPGITAATAAVAVLTVVPERASDRGYIVATSGVDTANTIFALFALVAIDQPRTGVMVAFQRVNAPLELPILVAGVVISGVVGFVLVIVIGDAYLDLVGRLAYWKISAAVLAVLLGLSFLFSGPIGIAIFVAATAVGLVPVRLHARRIHLMGVLIGPLLFGL from the coding sequence ATGGCCGCTTCAGTCGAGTTCGTCTCCCAGCCGTCGGTGACTATGCAGTTGCTCGCGTGGATCCTCGCCGGATCGCTACTCGGTAGCTGTAGTGGCCTCGTGCCTGGGCTTCACGCGAACAATTTCGCACTTTTGCTGGCGGGGATCGCACCGTCGGTTCCCGGCCCACCGCTGTTCGTCGGTTGCGCGATGCTCTCGGCAGGCGTCGTTCATACCTTTCTCAACGCTGTTCCTGCGATGGCCCTTGGCGTCCCCGACGCAGAGATGGCCGTCACAGCGCTGCCGGGTCATCGATTGGTTCTCGCCGGGCGAGGCTACGAGGCGATCCGTCTCTCCGCACTCGGTAGCCTTCTCGCCGTTCTCGCAGCGGTTCCGCTTGCTGTACCCGTAACGTGGGCTATAACGTCCGTGTATCCGACAATTCGATCCCACCTCTCGCTTCTCCTCGCGACGGTCGTCGTCGCGTTGATCGCATCGGAGCGTACGAGGCGTCGGCGATTCGGTGGGGTTCTGTCCTTTACGCTCGCGGCCACCCTCGGTGCATTCGCGCTCGATCTCTCGACGGATGCGCCCCTCGAGGCGGGTGGTACGCTCGCCCCGTTGTTCGCTGGCCTGTTCGGTGCACCAGTGTTGATCGAGGCGATCCGTGGGAACGGCATCCCTCGCCAGACCGGCCACGACGTCGCGATGTCGCGAGGCCTCGTCGGACTTACAGCGGTAGCCGGCACGCTCGCCGGTGCTGCAGTCGGTTATTTGCCCGGTATCACAGCAGCAACCGCTGCTGTCGCGGTCCTGACCGTCGTTCCAGAACGGGCCAGCGACCGAGGCTACATCGTCGCGACGAGCGGCGTTGACACTGCAAATACGATCTTCGCGCTCTTCGCACTGGTTGCAATCGACCAGCCTCGAACAGGCGTCATGGTCGCCTTCCAACGGGTGAACGCGCCACTCGAGCTGCCGATATTGGTCGCGGGCGTCGTTATATCGGGAGTAGTCGGTTTTGTCCTCGTGATCGTCATCGGGGACGCGTATCTCGACCTCGTCGGCCGACTGGCGTACTGGAAGATTTCGGCCGCTGTTCTCGCTGTATTGCTCGGCCTTTCGTTCCTCTTTTCCGGTCCGATCGGCATCGCAATCTTCGTTGCAGCGACCGCCGTCGGACTCGTACCGGTTCGATTGCACGCCCGTCGCATTCACCTGATGGGCGTTCTCATCGGACCGCTGCTATTCGGTTTATGA
- a CDS encoding RNA-guided endonuclease InsQ/TnpB family protein — MLDNDEDGFEGDVWDADTGSLEGKYKGVLGASTAQQVIRKNSEAWRGFFRLKDQYHDESNTSITDHPEPPGFRGNEDDGRQLKTVIRNTSYTVEWGDRSRLEILVGSELKDRYDHTGRLRLEIAGDPTWPDYEKQGRLDLWDDETDCTFRASQPVTVSDDARATPLAAETAALDIGANNLVACTTTTGEQYLYEGRELFQRFRETTREIARLQSKLEEGQYSSGRIRRLYRKRTRRRDHAQEALCRDLLERLYEEGVDTVYIGGLTDVLDTHWSVETNAKTHNFWSFKKFTERLVCTAEEYGISVEVRSEAWTSQECPQCGGTDRPTRHQDTLTCPCGFEGHADLTASETFLKRHTEQAVRPMARPVSSEIKEFRDVVRNQSISDCKRDLRSRNAENAQRFRARFEWDDHDWSGTPHPHERPKEQRTDPSTVHHDGNVASGES, encoded by the coding sequence TTGCTTGATAACGACGAGGACGGCTTTGAGGGCGATGTGTGGGACGCCGACACCGGCAGCCTCGAAGGCAAGTACAAAGGTGTTCTTGGTGCGTCCACTGCCCAACAGGTGATACGAAAGAACAGCGAAGCGTGGCGCGGGTTCTTCCGGCTGAAAGACCAGTATCACGACGAGTCGAACACGTCCATCACGGACCACCCGGAACCGCCGGGATTCCGTGGTAACGAGGACGATGGGCGACAACTCAAAACCGTCATTCGCAACACGTCGTACACCGTCGAATGGGGCGACCGCTCCCGACTTGAGATACTGGTTGGGAGTGAGTTGAAAGACCGATACGACCACACCGGGCGTCTCCGCTTGGAGATCGCTGGCGACCCGACTTGGCCCGACTACGAGAAACAGGGCCGGTTGGACCTGTGGGACGACGAGACTGATTGCACGTTCAGGGCTTCGCAACCCGTGACTGTTTCTGACGATGCACGGGCAACTCCACTGGCCGCAGAGACGGCCGCTCTGGACATTGGTGCGAACAATCTCGTCGCCTGTACCACGACGACCGGCGAGCAATACCTGTACGAGGGCCGTGAGTTGTTCCAGCGGTTCCGCGAGACGACGCGAGAAATCGCCCGGTTGCAGTCGAAACTCGAAGAAGGCCAATACAGCAGCGGGCGTATCCGGCGACTGTATCGGAAGCGAACCCGTCGCCGCGACCACGCTCAAGAAGCGTTGTGTCGTGACCTGCTGGAACGACTGTACGAGGAGGGCGTGGACACAGTGTATATCGGTGGCCTGACCGACGTGCTGGACACGCACTGGTCGGTCGAGACCAACGCCAAGACCCACAACTTCTGGTCGTTCAAGAAATTCACCGAGCGACTGGTCTGTACCGCCGAGGAATACGGTATCTCGGTCGAAGTCCGGTCGGAAGCGTGGACCAGCCAAGAGTGCCCGCAGTGTGGCGGCACAGACCGACCGACACGGCATCAGGACACGCTCACCTGTCCGTGTGGGTTTGAGGGGCACGCCGATCTCACAGCGTCAGAAACGTTCCTGAAGCGGCACACAGAACAGGCAGTCAGGCCGATGGCACGGCCCGTGTCCTCGGAAATCAAAGAGTTCCGGGATGTCGTCAGAAATCAGTCGATTTCTGACTGCAAGCGGGATCTTCGATCCCGCAATGCCGAAAACGCGCAGCGTTTTCGAGCACGATTCGAGTGGGACGACCACGACTGGTCGGGGACACCACACCCCCACGAACGTCCCAAAGAACAGCGCACAGACCCGAGTACCGTCCACCATGACGGGAATGTTGCCTCCGGCGAGTCGTAG
- a CDS encoding BtpA/SgcQ family protein has translation MVRDTTILERFDADHPVVGMVHLPALPGAPAFDGDRDAVRTRALEDARRLEAGGIDGLIVENFGDAPFYPEDVPKHVVAEMTALASTLTDAVDVPVGINVLRNDAAAAISIAAAADAAFVRINVHVGTAATDQGLLEGRAHETLRLRDRLEADVGLLADVHVKHASPIGERDIDRAALETIERGRADGVIVSGPETGVETPLAEIERVSEALADRGHKRAPVFVGSGVTSDTANNCLEAGADGIIVGTALKMDDEAANPISAERVADLVATVQDSINGDSSPELE, from the coding sequence ATGGTCAGGGATACGACCATCCTCGAGCGCTTCGATGCGGACCATCCCGTCGTCGGTATGGTTCACCTCCCGGCACTGCCCGGCGCGCCGGCTTTCGACGGCGACCGCGACGCCGTCCGAACCCGTGCGCTCGAGGATGCTCGTCGCCTCGAAGCCGGCGGCATCGACGGACTCATCGTCGAGAACTTCGGCGATGCGCCGTTCTATCCGGAGGACGTGCCGAAACACGTCGTCGCAGAAATGACGGCTCTCGCGTCGACGCTGACCGACGCTGTCGACGTGCCCGTCGGGATCAACGTGTTGCGCAACGACGCCGCGGCAGCGATTTCGATAGCCGCAGCCGCCGATGCCGCGTTCGTCCGCATCAACGTCCACGTCGGTACCGCCGCGACCGATCAAGGGCTCCTCGAGGGGCGGGCCCACGAGACGCTTCGACTTCGAGACCGGCTCGAGGCAGACGTCGGACTCCTCGCGGACGTTCACGTCAAACACGCGAGTCCGATCGGCGAGCGTGACATCGACCGTGCAGCCCTCGAAACGATCGAGCGCGGGCGGGCGGACGGCGTGATCGTCTCAGGACCGGAGACGGGCGTCGAGACCCCGCTCGCGGAAATCGAACGCGTCTCGGAAGCGCTCGCCGACCGAGGACACAAACGCGCTCCTGTATTCGTCGGCAGTGGCGTAACCAGCGACACTGCAAATAACTGCCTCGAGGCCGGTGCGGACGGCATCATCGTCGGAACAGCGCTCAAAATGGATGACGAGGCGGCGAATCCGATCTCCGCAGAGCGCGTCGCAGATCTCGTGGCGACGGTTCAAGATTCGATCAACGGAGATTCGAGTCCCGAACTCGAGTGA
- a CDS encoding NADH:flavin oxidoreductase/NADH oxidase, producing MPDALSPLSLRGVTSPNRIAVSPMCQYSCAPDGLPTEWHRVHLGSRAVGGAGIVMTEATAVDPIGRITPSDLGIWSDDHAAALEPITDFVRNQGAVPGIQLAHAGHKASKKRPWEGNVPIQPDNGGWEVLSPSPEAYPPFDGDRPAMRKADGDDIQNVIDAYRDAAERSLAAGFEIAEVHAAHGYLFHEFLSPVTNRRADDYGGSFENRTRLLRDVVTAVREVWPNDQPVFVRISGTDGLNDRESWDIDQSVRLADDLAGLGVDLVDVSSGGIHPEQAISGGPNFQVPLAERVRDGADVAVGAVGGVTEPEQADALVRNGRADLVLVGREFLRDPYFGLRAAGDLEGDSDTVTERWPVQYRRAVPR from the coding sequence ATGCCTGATGCGCTTTCTCCGTTATCGCTGCGAGGCGTGACGAGTCCGAATCGAATCGCCGTTTCGCCGATGTGTCAGTACTCGTGCGCACCGGACGGGCTTCCGACCGAGTGGCATCGTGTCCACCTCGGGAGTCGCGCCGTCGGCGGTGCCGGTATCGTGATGACCGAAGCGACCGCCGTCGATCCGATCGGTCGAATCACGCCCTCGGATCTGGGGATCTGGAGTGACGACCACGCGGCCGCGCTCGAGCCGATTACCGATTTCGTTCGCAACCAGGGCGCGGTCCCGGGGATCCAACTTGCCCACGCCGGCCACAAGGCCAGCAAGAAGCGGCCGTGGGAAGGAAATGTTCCGATTCAGCCCGATAACGGCGGCTGGGAGGTCCTCTCGCCGTCGCCCGAGGCGTACCCGCCGTTCGACGGGGACCGCCCGGCGATGCGGAAGGCCGATGGAGACGACATCCAGAACGTGATAGACGCCTACCGGGACGCGGCCGAGCGCTCGCTTGCCGCCGGGTTCGAAATCGCCGAGGTTCACGCGGCCCACGGGTACTTGTTCCACGAGTTTCTTTCGCCGGTCACGAATCGCCGCGCCGACGACTACGGCGGCAGCTTCGAGAACCGAACGCGATTGCTCCGTGACGTCGTCACGGCCGTTCGCGAGGTATGGCCGAACGACCAACCGGTCTTCGTCCGCATCTCGGGGACCGACGGGCTAAACGATCGCGAGTCGTGGGACATCGACCAGTCGGTGCGGCTGGCCGACGACCTTGCCGGACTGGGGGTCGATCTGGTCGACGTCAGTTCCGGCGGTATTCACCCGGAACAAGCGATCTCGGGAGGTCCGAACTTTCAGGTTCCGCTGGCCGAACGTGTTCGCGATGGAGCCGACGTCGCGGTCGGCGCGGTCGGCGGCGTCACTGAACCCGAACAGGCAGATGCGCTGGTTCGAAACGGGCGAGCCGACCTCGTCCTGGTCGGTCGGGAGTTCCTCCGGGACCCGTATTTCGGCCTGCGCGCAGCGGGTGACCTCGAGGGCGATTCCGATACCGTCACCGAACGATGGCCGGTTCAGTATCGACGAGCCGTCCCCAGGTAA
- a CDS encoding HpcH/HpaI aldolase family protein, whose protein sequence is MGHSPRGNAIRESLEAGEVSLGILDTTYSPTVVELYATMGVDFVWIDLEHGGPSPWDAGRLEELLRAVDSTTTELLVRVPDSDPTVVRKALDVGVRNVFLPRVGSAEELRAAVRAGRFEYEGEPGRRGMASPRAGRWGLSDDYVTSEDESVVVGVTVETRDALDDLDAILEVSELGFVFIGPLDLSVSLGHPGEFDHPEVEEAVETIRSAAVDADVPVGGLGFGMDDVNEKAENGYQLLNIGTTTGALQSSVDEWLAEYDEA, encoded by the coding sequence ATGGGTCACAGTCCACGAGGGAACGCGATCCGCGAGTCGCTCGAGGCCGGCGAGGTTTCACTCGGCATCCTCGATACCACGTACAGTCCGACCGTCGTCGAACTCTACGCCACGATGGGCGTCGATTTCGTCTGGATCGACCTCGAACACGGCGGGCCGAGCCCGTGGGATGCCGGTCGACTGGAGGAACTTCTCCGTGCAGTGGACAGCACTACCACCGAATTGCTGGTGCGCGTCCCGGACAGCGATCCGACGGTGGTCCGGAAGGCACTCGACGTCGGCGTTCGGAACGTGTTCCTTCCGCGGGTCGGCAGCGCCGAGGAACTCCGGGCCGCGGTACGAGCCGGTCGGTTCGAGTACGAGGGGGAACCGGGACGGCGCGGTATGGCGTCCCCACGAGCGGGCCGCTGGGGTCTGAGCGACGACTACGTGACGAGCGAAGACGAGTCAGTCGTCGTCGGCGTCACCGTCGAGACCAGAGACGCACTCGACGACCTCGACGCGATTCTCGAGGTGTCAGAACTCGGATTCGTCTTCATCGGGCCGCTCGACCTTTCGGTTTCGCTGGGCCATCCAGGCGAGTTCGACCATCCTGAGGTCGAGGAAGCTGTCGAAACGATTCGATCGGCCGCCGTCGACGCGGACGTCCCCGTCGGCGGGCTCGGATTCGGTATGGACGACGTCAACGAGAAGGCCGAAAACGGCTACCAACTACTGAACATCGGCACGACGACGGGCGCACTTCAGTCGTCCGTCGACGAGTGGCTGGCCGAATACGACGAAGCGTAA
- a CDS encoding thioredoxin family protein, protein MVTMESDSELEAGDTPPDFELEGVDGDTYSLESFADAEALLLVFTCNHCPYAQAKFDLLNELATEYDDVAVVGINPNDAEAYPEDSFEMMQEFVSEGKVDYDAYLRDDSQDVARAYGAVCTPDPFLFERRTSQRDPEGRATESGDADGEFRLVYQGRLDDALNPDDEPTRYHIREAIEAVLAGEDVGLEWQPSRGCSIKWKDT, encoded by the coding sequence ATGGTCACGATGGAATCAGACTCGGAACTCGAAGCCGGCGATACCCCACCCGACTTCGAACTCGAGGGTGTTGACGGAGATACCTATTCGCTCGAATCGTTCGCGGACGCCGAAGCGCTGTTACTCGTCTTTACGTGCAACCATTGTCCGTACGCGCAGGCGAAGTTCGATCTGTTGAACGAACTTGCCACAGAGTACGACGACGTAGCGGTCGTCGGTATCAACCCAAACGACGCCGAAGCATATCCCGAGGATTCGTTCGAAATGATGCAGGAATTCGTCTCTGAGGGGAAAGTAGACTACGACGCCTACCTGCGCGACGACAGCCAGGACGTGGCCCGCGCGTACGGTGCGGTCTGTACGCCGGACCCGTTCCTCTTCGAACGGCGGACGTCGCAACGCGACCCAGAGGGTCGAGCAACGGAGTCGGGTGACGCAGACGGGGAGTTCCGGCTGGTTTATCAGGGTCGACTCGACGACGCCCTCAATCCGGACGACGAGCCGACCCGGTATCACATCCGCGAAGCGATCGAAGCCGTCCTCGCGGGAGAGGACGTCGGCCTCGAGTGGCAGCCGTCTCGCGGGTGTTCGATCAAATGGAAAGACACGTAA
- a CDS encoding pyridoxamine 5'-phosphate oxidase family protein, which yields MQGLRWLQMTDEEMAEFLGRGGTGVISFAQDPSDPPVSIPVSYGFNQDEQLFYYQLSFPRDSRKGELVEKPVSFVTYDETDRGWQSVIATGTLEDLEDKPYESATIQGMWAIQIPRVDIFERPREEVTFRFFSLDPEMLSGRKEVPSRS from the coding sequence ATGCAAGGGCTTCGCTGGCTCCAGATGACAGACGAAGAGATGGCCGAGTTCCTCGGACGGGGTGGAACGGGAGTGATCTCGTTTGCACAGGATCCAAGTGATCCACCGGTCTCGATACCGGTGTCGTATGGATTCAATCAGGATGAACAGCTGTTTTATTACCAGCTGTCGTTTCCCCGGGATAGTAGAAAGGGGGAGCTAGTCGAAAAACCCGTTTCCTTCGTCACCTACGACGAGACGGACCGTGGGTGGCAAAGCGTCATCGCAACTGGCACGCTGGAGGACCTCGAGGACAAACCGTACGAATCCGCGACGATTCAGGGAATGTGGGCCATTCAGATTCCGAGAGTCGACATCTTCGAGCGGCCTCGAGAGGAGGTGACGTTTCGGTTCTTCAGCCTCGATCCCGAAATGTTGTCGGGACGAAAGGAAGTGCCGTCTCGCTCGTGA
- a CDS encoding Lrp/AsnC family transcriptional regulator has product MSEREVLELLRENARYSAADIARMTDLEEREVEAAIEELEAAGLVRGYQAVVDWDRLEDERVRAEVELNVRLDRETGYDDIAERLARFPQVKALRLVSGDYDFDMEVEGDSIREVSQFISEKVAPVPEITQTVTHYVMTSYKENGIELGDGEDDDRLSFSP; this is encoded by the coding sequence ATGAGCGAACGCGAGGTGCTCGAGTTGCTTCGTGAGAACGCGCGATACTCCGCTGCAGATATCGCGCGAATGACCGACCTCGAGGAACGAGAGGTCGAGGCAGCCATCGAGGAACTCGAGGCAGCAGGCCTCGTCCGTGGCTATCAGGCAGTCGTCGACTGGGACCGACTCGAAGACGAGCGCGTCCGGGCCGAAGTCGAGTTGAACGTCCGTCTCGACCGCGAAACGGGCTACGACGACATCGCAGAGCGCCTTGCGCGGTTCCCGCAGGTGAAAGCCCTGCGCCTGGTCAGCGGCGACTACGACTTCGACATGGAAGTCGAGGGGGACTCTATCCGCGAGGTGTCCCAGTTTATTAGCGAAAAGGTCGCTCCCGTCCCCGAGATCACTCAGACGGTCACCCATTACGTCATGACCTCGTACAAGGAAAACGGGATCGAACTGGGCGACGGGGAAGACGACGATCGGCTCTCGTTCTCACCCTGA